The nucleotide window GAACTGGCCGAAACCCAACACCTGTTTGCCGATTGAGGAGGGCGGGCAATGCCTTATGCCTATGACGATCAGAACATCTTCGCGAAAATCCTGCGTGGAGAGATCCCCAACAAGACCGTGGCCGAAAGCGATCACACGCTGGCATTCGCCGATATCAATCCCGCCGCACCGGTCCACGTGCTGGTGATCCCCAAGGGCGCCTATGTCTGCTTCGATCACTTCGCGGCGGAGGCATCCGATGCCGAGATCGCGGATTTCCACCGCGTCGCCGCGCGCATCTGCGTGGAGTTGGGCGTGTCCCCGGGCGACGGCAAGGCAGGATACCGCACGATTTCCAACGCCGGCGCGGATGCGGTGCAGGAGGTGCCCCATTACCACATGCATATCGTCGGTGGCCGCCCCCTCGGCCAGATGCTGCAAAAGCCTGCCTGAGGGCCTTAACCAAATTGAGCGCGTGACCGCGCATTCGATTTGTAAGAAGGGGGGCGCTGCCCCCGGCCTGCGGCCTCCCCCGAGGTATTTTCGAAGCAAAGAAGGCCATTGCGAGGTCTTGATGGGCCGGGGGCGAGGTGCGATAGACAAGGCGTGAGTGCAGCAAGGATCAAAGCGATGAGCATCGAGGCACCGGAGACCGAAATCGTCACGACGACCCGCGTGGCCTGTGACGGCGGGGAGGGCGCGTTGGGCCATCCGCGCGTCTGGCTGATGATCGACCCCGACACCGGCTTCGTCGAATGCGGCTATTGCGACAAGAAATACATCCACGCCGATTTTGCCGGAGATGCGGGCGTGGCGTGATGGGGCGCGTGATGCGTGTGACAGGCCGCCTCTTCGGGGCGGCCTTTGTCGTTCTGGCGCTCTATCTTGGGGCGGCGGCCCTGGGCGGGCTGGTGCCGGGGCGCACGGCAGATTTGCCTGCGGGCGACGATGTGGAGATCGGCCTGCTCTACGGTTCCATCCACGTTGATTTCCTTCTGCCTGCAACGGAGGGGGCGCGCGCCGCGCTCGGCTTTGCCCGCGCGGCCGGCGTGCCGGTGGACGATCCGGGCGTCGGCCATATCGTGGTCGGCTGGGGCGCGCGGGATTTCTACACCACGACACCGGAATGGGCCGACCTGAGCGCGCGGGCGACGTGGCGCGCGATCTCCGGCGACGCTTCGGTCCTGCGGGTGGACGTGTTCGGCCACGGGGTCGACATGGCGCAAGTCCCCTCTTTCCACCTGTCGCAGGCGCAATACACGGCCCTGCTGGAGGAGATCGCGGCCAGCGCGACCACGGTGCCGGTGGCGGTGCAAGGCCATCGCCCGACCTCCGGTTTCGTTGAAGCCGACGGGCGGTTTCACATTTTCCGCACCTGCAACACCTGGGTCGGGCGCATGTTGCGCGCAGCCGGGGTGGAGGCGGGCATCTGGACCCCCGCGCCCTACGCCCTCCGCCTGTCGCTGTGGCGCGCCGGGCTCAGTTGAGCCGCACATCCTCCGCCCCGCATCGCAGGGTGGCGCGACCCGTCTCCCGTTCAAGGAAGGCGGCGATGTTTTGGCCTGACCACGCCTCGACCGAGCGGCTCGCGATGGTACGGCCCGACCCGATGGTGGTGCCGGTGGCATCGTCGCGACGGGTGTAGGTCATGATCCCGGTCTGCCCGTCCTCGCAGGTGAAATTGGCCAGTTGCCGCCCATTGTCCCAGATGCCGGTGCAGACCGCCCCGGTGGACAGCGACCCGGTCAGAATGCCCTGGTCCCACCCGACCGCACCGCCCACGAACGGCGTGTCGCCCCCGATGCACGCCACGACATGGGTGC belongs to Hasllibacter sp. MH4015 and includes:
- a CDS encoding HIT domain-containing protein; this translates as MPYAYDDQNIFAKILRGEIPNKTVAESDHTLAFADINPAAPVHVLVIPKGAYVCFDHFAAEASDAEIADFHRVAARICVELGVSPGDGKAGYRTISNAGADAVQEVPHYHMHIVGGRPLGQMLQKPA
- a CDS encoding zinc-finger domain-containing protein — protein: MSIEAPETEIVTTTRVACDGGEGALGHPRVWLMIDPDTGFVECGYCDKKYIHADFAGDAGVA
- a CDS encoding DUF2459 domain-containing protein — its product is MRVTGRLFGAAFVVLALYLGAAALGGLVPGRTADLPAGDDVEIGLLYGSIHVDFLLPATEGARAALGFARAAGVPVDDPGVGHIVVGWGARDFYTTTPEWADLSARATWRAISGDASVLRVDVFGHGVDMAQVPSFHLSQAQYTALLEEIAASATTVPVAVQGHRPTSGFVEADGRFHIFRTCNTWVGRMLRAAGVEAGIWTPAPYALRLSLWRAGLS